A genomic window from bacterium includes:
- a CDS encoding carboxypeptidase-like regulatory domain-containing protein translates to MTRWTSSVLAAVLSAAVLSFGACGRQGGESISPVSGKVTTPVAGAVVYVYGEGENLFGPARVMSEPTGADGSYSFNLPPGKYMVVVRKRQSGDTTGPVNAGDLRGDPVPLTVEAGMPVRLELAALVKIANEKSFPGPDNTGKTGISGTIRDEKEKPVPNVRVHVYDHIQMSERPKYVGEKTGPDGRYTVFLPRGGTYYVAARDRFGGPPKIGDLYGRYDEGTIDPSGVVVRKGEITQGVDLTVHKVW, encoded by the coding sequence GTGACCCGATGGACTTCTAGTGTTCTGGCGGCCGTCCTTTCGGCGGCCGTCCTTTCGTTCGGAGCCTGCGGCAGGCAAGGGGGGGAGTCGATCTCCCCGGTGTCGGGAAAAGTGACCACCCCGGTGGCCGGTGCGGTGGTGTACGTCTACGGCGAAGGGGAGAACCTCTTCGGTCCCGCCCGGGTGATGTCGGAGCCCACCGGGGCCGACGGATCGTATTCCTTCAACCTTCCCCCCGGGAAGTACATGGTGGTGGTGCGCAAGCGGCAGAGCGGGGACACCACCGGGCCCGTCAATGCCGGGGACCTGCGCGGCGACCCGGTGCCCCTGACGGTGGAGGCGGGAATGCCGGTCCGCCTCGAACTCGCGGCGCTGGTGAAGATCGCCAATGAAAAGTCGTTCCCCGGCCCCGACAACACGGGGAAGACGGGGATCTCCGGCACCATCCGCGACGAGAAAGAGAAACCGGTCCCCAACGTCCGGGTCCACGTGTACGACCACATCCAGATGTCGGAGCGTCCCAAGTACGTGGGTGAGAAAACCGGGCCGGACGGCCGCTACACGGTGTTCCTTCCGCGGGGCGGCACCTACTATGTCGCCGCCCGCGACCGTTTCGGCGGGCCGCCGAAGATCGGGGACCTCTACGGCCGCTACGATGAAGGGACGATCGACCCCTCCGGGGTGGTGGTTCGCAAAGGCGAGATCACCCAGGGGGTGGATCTGACGGTCCACAAGGTTTGGTAG
- a CDS encoding neutral/alkaline non-lysosomal ceramidase N-terminal domain-containing protein — MNRWIPGAVIVLAAWIAAGCGSTINRQIGQATPSPPERNTTLLAGVGKADITPRPGMPTAGYATNGNYGMGFRTRLYARVIYLKPVNGRPVALVQCDLLSGSEIVLRRLAEVLPKETGLDLGGIMMSGTHTHSGPGNLFGSDFYVKHASNAKGLDPEFFDFVTNQVARAIVDAYNDRRPARIATGSTEAYGFTRNRSISAYRANKNADAEKAKDIRKAVNAGMHMVRVDCLDETSGAYKPAGALTSFSIHGTSVPSENTLYNADVFAYMERELEWEMARKHGATKFVHAVVNGTHADNAPDCDGKCKGYKDARRLGLGLGRKAIELFDSLAGELSAGAEVRSAIREIDYYRTSAIDGIGICDPPRVGTTLTAGAEDGGPTPMLSRLPFFKEGSHRWIFTGGCQGNKRILLGLAQGIFLPRDEFPHVITYQAIRLGNMVLLPLPYELTLESGRRVVEACRKSAREGGMGADTRFVVVSVSNGYTGYCTTPEEYGVQRYEGGHTLYGPNTGPFIAAQAAKLVGDMARNGELRDLEVERTFQLTLKTYYTEYDAPKGGRAAIAQPSQCKAEGEEGCWSFRWTDVPPPLIDLHKRLVSIEYSEDRTKWLPLEERGIRVDDDGYDLSVAFTKEITAARLGVYETRWYNPERNEARWYRFRIEPRQGQEVFFSKAFQ; from the coding sequence ATGAATCGATGGATCCCGGGAGCGGTCATCGTACTGGCGGCATGGATCGCCGCCGGCTGCGGTTCCACCATCAATCGCCAGATAGGACAAGCGACGCCCTCGCCGCCGGAGCGCAACACGACGCTCCTGGCCGGGGTCGGCAAGGCGGACATTACGCCGCGCCCGGGCATGCCGACGGCGGGATACGCGACCAACGGGAACTACGGGATGGGCTTTCGCACCCGCCTCTACGCCCGCGTCATCTACCTCAAGCCGGTGAACGGAAGGCCCGTGGCGCTGGTCCAGTGCGATCTCCTGTCCGGTTCCGAAATCGTGCTCCGCAGGCTCGCCGAAGTGCTGCCGAAGGAGACCGGCCTGGACCTGGGGGGGATCATGATGTCGGGGACCCATACCCATTCCGGTCCGGGCAACCTCTTCGGGAGCGACTTCTACGTGAAGCACGCGTCGAACGCCAAGGGACTGGACCCGGAGTTTTTCGACTTCGTGACCAACCAGGTCGCCCGGGCGATCGTCGACGCGTACAACGACCGGAGGCCGGCCAGGATCGCGACGGGAAGCACGGAAGCCTACGGCTTCACGCGCAATCGCAGCATCTCGGCCTATCGGGCCAATAAGAACGCCGATGCGGAGAAGGCGAAGGATATCCGGAAGGCCGTCAACGCCGGGATGCACATGGTGCGCGTCGACTGCCTCGACGAGACGTCCGGCGCTTACAAGCCCGCGGGCGCCCTCACCAGCTTCTCGATCCACGGAACCTCCGTCCCCTCGGAGAACACCCTCTACAACGCCGACGTCTTCGCCTACATGGAACGGGAGCTTGAATGGGAGATGGCAAGGAAGCACGGCGCGACGAAGTTCGTCCATGCCGTGGTCAATGGCACCCATGCCGACAACGCACCGGACTGCGACGGCAAATGCAAGGGATACAAAGATGCCCGACGACTCGGCCTGGGCCTTGGACGGAAGGCGATCGAGCTCTTCGACTCCCTGGCCGGCGAACTGAGCGCCGGGGCGGAGGTACGATCGGCGATCCGGGAGATCGATTATTACCGGACCAGCGCCATCGACGGAATCGGGATCTGCGATCCGCCCCGGGTGGGAACCACGTTGACCGCCGGCGCGGAAGACGGCGGCCCCACCCCCATGCTGAGCCGGCTGCCGTTCTTCAAGGAGGGATCGCACCGGTGGATCTTCACCGGCGGGTGCCAGGGCAACAAGCGGATCCTCCTGGGGCTTGCCCAGGGGATCTTCCTTCCCAGGGATGAATTCCCCCACGTGATCACCTACCAGGCCATCCGGCTGGGCAATATGGTTCTCCTGCCGCTTCCCTATGAACTCACGTTGGAATCGGGTCGGCGTGTCGTGGAGGCCTGCCGGAAATCCGCCCGCGAAGGAGGCATGGGCGCCGACACGCGCTTCGTGGTGGTGAGCGTCTCCAACGGCTACACCGGGTACTGCACCACGCCCGAGGAATACGGGGTACAGCGGTACGAAGGCGGCCACACGCTGTATGGCCCCAATACCGGTCCGTTCATCGCGGCGCAGGCCGCGAAGCTGGTGGGAGATATGGCAAGAAACGGGGAGCTCCGCGACCTGGAGGTGGAGCGGACGTTCCAACTTACCTTGAAAACGTACTACACGGAGTACGATGCGCCGAAGGGCGGACGTGCGGCGATCGCGCAACCGTCGCAGTGCAAGGCCGAGGGCGAGGAGGGATGCTGGTCCTTTCGCTGGACCGACGTTCCTCCGCCGCTGATCGATCTCCACAAGCGCCTGGTGTCGATCGAATACAGCGAGGACCGGACGAAATGGCTCCCCCTGGAAGAGCGCGGCATTCGCGTCGACGACGACGGCTACGACCTATCGGTCGCCTTCACGAAGGAGATTACCGCCGCCAGGCTGGGGGTGTACGAGACCCGTTGGTACAACCCCGAGAGGAACGAGGCGCGATGGTACCGTTTCAGGATCGAGCCGAGACAGGGGCAAGAGGTATTTTTCTCGAAGGCGTTCCAATAG
- a CDS encoding HEAT repeat domain-containing protein produces MRRLLPAVLAALAAFSCAKVAVEEIPALAEKAKRGDGRAVSTLVAAMAVPDHDLSVASYQAVLGAGEACTAELRIKVRSRDRAIFEASAAALANLRDRRAVPDLVAALDERGERALPAAWALGLIGDSAAIPPLAASLASPNPDLRKAAVRALVRMGSPVEGAVIRVWRENPAPATERAAIRVLGEIRAPGALSLLLAAKPGNRDAAVWALGRLGDKAAAASLREAMDDPRWQVRREAAQALGSLGNPSDAALLRRALSDRETVVREWAARSLTALTGEDALYRDEDGKMVPPYNLYH; encoded by the coding sequence ATGCGTCGCCTTCTTCCCGCGGTCCTGGCCGCCCTTGCCGCGTTCTCCTGCGCCAAAGTGGCGGTGGAGGAGATCCCCGCCCTCGCGGAGAAGGCGAAACGGGGAGACGGGAGGGCCGTCTCGACCCTGGTCGCGGCCATGGCCGTCCCGGACCATGACCTTTCGGTCGCTTCCTACCAGGCGGTGCTCGGGGCCGGGGAAGCGTGCACCGCCGAACTGCGGATAAAGGTCCGCTCGCGCGACCGCGCGATCTTCGAGGCCTCCGCGGCGGCGCTGGCGAACTTGAGGGATCGCCGGGCGGTCCCGGACCTCGTGGCCGCCCTCGACGAGAGGGGGGAGCGCGCCCTCCCCGCCGCCTGGGCGCTGGGCCTGATCGGTGATTCCGCCGCCATCCCCCCGCTGGCCGCCTCCCTTGCCTCACCCAATCCCGATCTCCGCAAGGCGGCGGTGCGCGCCCTCGTGCGCATGGGGTCGCCGGTGGAGGGAGCGGTGATCCGGGTGTGGCGGGAGAACCCGGCCCCCGCCACCGAGCGGGCGGCCATTCGCGTCCTGGGGGAGATCCGCGCCCCGGGCGCGCTCTCCCTGCTGCTGGCAGCGAAGCCCGGGAACCGGGACGCCGCCGTCTGGGCGCTGGGACGCCTCGGGGACAAGGCGGCGGCCGCCTCGTTGCGGGAAGCGATGGACGATCCCCGCTGGCAGGTGCGCCGGGAAGCCGCGCAGGCCCTCGGCTCCCTGGGAAACCCGTCCGACGCCGCCCTTCTGCGCCGCGCCCTTTCCGACCGGGAGACGGTGGTGCGGGAGTGGGCGGCCCGCTCCCTGACGGCGCTTACCGGCGAGGATGCCCTCTACCGCGACGAGGATGGGAAGATGGTTCCGCCCTACAACCTCTACCATTAG
- a CDS encoding methylated-DNA--[protein]-cysteine S-methyltransferase, whose protein sequence is MDQAAYCLFETPLGACGIAWKAPESSRIPPAVTFFQLPEATRSLTEARIAGRSGGRKARVPPPRIAGIIRKVQKHLHGDAQDFRDIVVDLGGAGPFARQVYEAIRNIPAGRTSTYGGVAAEMNRPTAARAVGQALGRNPIPLLIPCHRVLAIGGKPGGFSAHGGVATKATLLEIEGAGASSRVRSRSGKGRPRKSVRSLPL, encoded by the coding sequence ATGGATCAAGCCGCCTATTGTCTGTTCGAAACGCCGCTGGGCGCCTGCGGGATCGCGTGGAAAGCGCCGGAGAGTTCCCGCATCCCGCCGGCGGTGACGTTCTTTCAGCTTCCCGAGGCGACGAGGAGCCTGACCGAGGCGAGGATCGCGGGGAGATCCGGAGGCCGGAAGGCGCGCGTCCCGCCGCCCCGCATCGCCGGGATCATCAGGAAAGTTCAGAAACATCTGCACGGAGACGCGCAGGACTTCCGGGACATCGTCGTGGACTTGGGCGGCGCGGGCCCCTTCGCGCGACAGGTGTACGAAGCGATCCGGAACATCCCGGCGGGTCGGACCAGTACCTACGGTGGGGTTGCGGCGGAGATGAACCGGCCCACCGCCGCCCGGGCGGTCGGGCAGGCCCTGGGAAGGAATCCGATCCCTCTCCTCATCCCCTGTCACCGGGTCCTCGCGATCGGCGGGAAACCCGGGGGATTTTCCGCGCACGGGGGAGTCGCGACGAAAGCGACGCTGCTCGAGATCGAAGGCGCGGGCGCGTCGTCCCGCGTTCGAAGCCGGTCCGGGAAGGGCCGCCCGCGGAAGTCCGTCCGCTCCCTCCCCCTGTAG
- a CDS encoding 4Fe-4S binding protein: MADPPTISLPVADSLWQRLVRSDSPWRLARTAGFLCLAWMISLMWGRWGIPGVDAPDPLMYTNLGNLLFWVVFLMGLPLLALFAGRAFCAACPMGALNESVSRLGLGRSFPRPLRNDAGKAALLLLTLALVGIGRIHHWPGATAWYLAGWVALAVLLGVFFRGRSLCSFACPIGGMLGLYSRASFPEVGVADPSVCRSCEGKECVRGRDSWTTAALGRLNTAFRFRRPGCPVNLKPWEIEGSGRCLLCGNCLRACPYGNAVLRARRPLAALWRESFPRFTETITAAALLGFLLLSFARFWPALAAVLAFPGAAITPLFGVSLSRVVFILWGGFLLPLLVLTVPALYARWRIVSEGAGEEAPARGERWGFRIWMGEKNPAPEETPGEEEGAVKRTDTVRGLMAFFLPAYIPLLISGHLLLAGIKLNAKASYLALGFFDPSGVRSYMMVEESALLPRPGMLVPLVPLKWGLLGLFLLSAVLSAGVAISIARREKLPAGPTVAALLAVAVAVGGGFLQWLF, encoded by the coding sequence ATGGCCGACCCGCCCACGATTTCCCTCCCCGTCGCCGACTCCCTCTGGCAGAGGCTCGTCCGCTCCGACTCTCCCTGGAGGCTTGCGCGCACGGCCGGGTTCCTCTGCCTGGCGTGGATGATCTCCCTCATGTGGGGGCGCTGGGGGATCCCCGGCGTCGACGCGCCCGACCCCCTCATGTACACCAACCTCGGCAACCTCCTTTTCTGGGTGGTCTTCCTCATGGGGCTCCCCCTCCTCGCGCTCTTCGCCGGGCGCGCCTTCTGCGCGGCGTGTCCCATGGGAGCCCTCAACGAATCGGTTTCCCGCCTCGGACTGGGCCGCTCCTTCCCGCGTCCCCTTCGCAACGACGCGGGGAAAGCGGCGCTGCTGCTCCTCACCCTGGCCCTGGTGGGGATCGGACGCATCCACCATTGGCCGGGGGCCACCGCCTGGTACCTCGCCGGCTGGGTCGCCCTCGCGGTGCTGCTCGGGGTTTTCTTCCGCGGGCGATCGCTTTGCTCCTTCGCCTGCCCCATCGGGGGAATGCTCGGCCTTTACTCCCGCGCCTCCTTCCCGGAGGTGGGCGTGGCCGATCCCTCGGTATGCCGGTCCTGCGAGGGGAAGGAGTGCGTGCGCGGGCGCGATTCCTGGACCACCGCCGCCCTGGGACGCCTGAACACCGCCTTCCGCTTCCGCCGCCCCGGCTGCCCGGTCAACCTGAAGCCCTGGGAGATCGAGGGATCGGGCCGTTGCCTGCTCTGCGGCAACTGCCTGCGCGCCTGCCCGTACGGCAACGCGGTTCTCCGCGCGCGGCGCCCGCTCGCCGCCCTCTGGCGCGAGTCGTTCCCGCGTTTCACCGAGACCATCACCGCCGCGGCCCTGCTGGGATTCCTCCTCCTCTCGTTCGCCCGGTTCTGGCCCGCCCTGGCGGCGGTCCTCGCCTTTCCCGGAGCCGCGATCACGCCTCTTTTCGGGGTTTCCCTTTCCCGGGTCGTCTTCATCCTCTGGGGAGGCTTCCTCCTTCCCCTCCTTGTCCTCACCGTGCCCGCCCTGTACGCACGGTGGCGCATCGTCTCCGAGGGGGCCGGCGAGGAAGCGCCCGCGCGGGGGGAACGGTGGGGATTCCGGATCTGGATGGGAGAGAAGAATCCCGCCCCTGAGGAAACGCCCGGGGAGGAGGAAGGCGCGGTGAAACGGACCGATACCGTGCGCGGACTGATGGCCTTCTTCCTGCCCGCCTACATCCCCCTCCTGATCAGCGGACACCTGCTGCTCGCGGGGATCAAGCTCAACGCCAAGGCATCCTATCTCGCGCTGGGCTTCTTCGACCCTTCCGGGGTTCGTTCCTACATGATGGTGGAAGAGTCCGCCCTCCTTCCGCGGCCGGGGATGCTCGTCCCCCTCGTTCCGTTGAAATGGGGCCTCCTGGGGCTGTTCCTCCTGTCCGCCGTGTTGTCGGCGGGAGTGGCGATATCCATCGCACGCCGCGAGAAACTCCCCGCGGGACCGACCGTGGCTGCCCTTCTCGCGGTGGCGGTCGCCGTCGGAGGAGGATTTCTCCAGTGGCTGTTCTGA
- a CDS encoding ethylbenzene dehydrogenase-related protein, with amino-acid sequence MTLAALPVAGEPSESDWAKAIPLDLTVWKGNIHLRPEIVTLDSETSHTSTAACHHGTANSPPVAVKLMALYSPEEIFLRAAWDDATSDGPGALGEWVRKKNGSWTARFGADDGFAIMWGSPGEKGFRCQTSCHMIDVGISGSATLMQLKMIAPSGKRYDLWRWRGGITAPFGAADDMVVDNAGKRGDEGQVLPLLNRREDGNPARTKEGGEAAPYYLTEAPHGSEADVKARGGWKDGRYSVVLRRRLVTGNPGDIAFRGTAGEIPFSIAVFDYTFREHHVNAGSFRLRLAVPAKKSKEVERDPMDF; translated from the coding sequence ATGACCCTGGCGGCCCTGCCCGTCGCCGGCGAGCCTTCCGAGTCGGACTGGGCCAAGGCGATTCCCCTCGACCTTACGGTGTGGAAGGGGAACATCCACCTCCGGCCCGAGATCGTGACGCTCGACTCGGAGACCTCCCACACCTCCACCGCCGCATGCCACCACGGCACCGCCAACTCCCCGCCGGTGGCGGTGAAGCTCATGGCCCTTTACTCGCCGGAGGAGATCTTCCTGCGTGCCGCCTGGGACGACGCCACCTCCGACGGGCCCGGGGCCCTGGGGGAGTGGGTCCGCAAGAAGAACGGAAGCTGGACCGCCCGGTTCGGGGCGGACGACGGCTTCGCCATCATGTGGGGCTCCCCCGGCGAGAAGGGGTTCCGTTGCCAGACCAGCTGCCACATGATCGACGTGGGCATCTCCGGCTCGGCCACCCTCATGCAGTTGAAGATGATCGCCCCGTCGGGAAAACGGTACGACCTGTGGCGTTGGCGCGGGGGCATCACCGCCCCCTTTGGTGCCGCCGACGACATGGTGGTGGATAATGCAGGGAAGCGCGGGGACGAGGGGCAGGTGCTTCCCCTGCTGAACCGGCGGGAGGACGGGAACCCTGCCCGGACGAAGGAGGGGGGAGAGGCCGCTCCGTATTACCTGACCGAGGCCCCCCACGGAAGCGAGGCGGACGTCAAAGCCAGGGGAGGATGGAAGGACGGGCGGTATTCCGTGGTCCTGCGCCGGCGCCTGGTGACCGGCAACCCGGGCGATATCGCCTTCCGCGGAACGGCGGGGGAGATCCCCTTTTCCATCGCGGTTTTCGATTACACTTTCCGGGAGCACCACGTGAACGCGGGATCGTTCCGCCTGCGCCTGGCGGTGCCGGCCAAGAAGAGTAAAGAGGTGGAGCGTGACCCGATGGACTTCTAG
- a CDS encoding cysteine synthase family protein produces MSVAFTKFHDLRASVGSTPVVELRKLNPNPAVRLLAKLEGNNTGGSVKDRPALFMIEGAEKRGDLTPGKTILEPTSGNTGIAIAMLGAARGYRVKLVMPACVSQERRAVLSAFGAELVLSPFNEATDGAIRLAHRILEDSPDEYYMPNQYANPDNVRAHYETTGPEIYRQTEEEIDCFVAGMGTGGTLMGTGAYLRSRNRNIGIVGVEPKPGHKIQGLKSMKEAIVPQIYRKENLDEVLIVDDDPAFETARRLAIEEGLFVGMSSGAAVAGAIEMASRLSSGTVVALCPDRGDRYLSTALFRSTCGACPP; encoded by the coding sequence ATGTCCGTCGCGTTCACGAAATTCCACGATCTCCGAGCCTCGGTCGGCTCCACTCCCGTCGTCGAGCTTCGCAAGCTGAACCCCAACCCGGCGGTTCGCCTTCTCGCCAAGCTGGAGGGGAACAACACGGGCGGTTCGGTAAAGGACCGTCCCGCGCTGTTCATGATCGAGGGGGCGGAGAAACGGGGGGACCTGACCCCGGGCAAGACCATCCTGGAGCCGACCTCCGGAAACACGGGGATCGCCATCGCGATGCTGGGAGCGGCGAGGGGGTACCGGGTCAAGCTGGTGATGCCCGCCTGCGTGAGCCAGGAGCGCCGCGCGGTCCTGTCGGCCTTCGGAGCGGAACTCGTCCTGTCCCCGTTCAACGAGGCTACCGACGGCGCGATCCGGCTTGCCCACCGCATCCTCGAGGATTCGCCGGACGAGTATTACATGCCGAACCAGTACGCCAACCCGGACAACGTCCGCGCCCATTACGAGACCACGGGGCCCGAGATCTACCGGCAGACGGAGGAGGAGATCGACTGCTTCGTGGCGGGGATGGGTACGGGGGGAACGCTCATGGGTACGGGAGCGTACCTGCGCAGCAGGAATCGGAATATCGGGATCGTCGGGGTGGAACCGAAACCGGGCCACAAGATCCAGGGGCTGAAAAGCATGAAGGAGGCCATCGTCCCGCAGATCTACCGGAAGGAGAACCTCGACGAGGTATTGATCGTCGACGACGACCCCGCGTTCGAAACCGCCCGGCGCCTCGCGATCGAGGAAGGGCTTTTCGTCGGGATGTCGAGCGGGGCGGCCGTGGCGGGGGCCATCGAAATGGCGAGTCGTCTTTCGTCCGGAACCGTCGTCGCGCTGTGTCCGGACCGTGGGGACCGATACCTGAGCACCGCCCTGTTCCGGTCCACGTGCGGAGCCTGCCCTCCCTGA